The Setaria italica strain Yugu1 chromosome IX, Setaria_italica_v2.0, whole genome shotgun sequence genome has a window encoding:
- the LOC101753809 gene encoding glycosyltransferase family protein 64 protein C5 produces MQSSPPLPATAAGAHRRRQPPAPSAPAYLAAALTFLVLAALAYSRAAFPHFPHPPATRRCRPDAEGSWSAGVFLGDSPFSLKPIEHWGISSGGGAAWPVANPVVTCADLEGAGFPSSFVANPFLFIQGDAIYMFFEMKDPVTSQGNIAAAISKDAGATWQQLGVVLDEEWHLSYPYVFSYENKTYMMPESSKKGNLMLYYAVDFPLKWKLEKVLLERPLVDSVIVNFQGTYWLLGSDISSYGSKQRGLCIWYSSSPLGPWNPHKQNPVHNNNDNRPSARNGGRPFIYNGNLYRIGKDRGGGSCYSIKVFKVEVLTVNLYKEVAVPFVLDKPLKGRNAWDGARSHHLDIQQLPLGQLWIGVMDGDKVPSGDSVHRLTIGYMFYGVASIVVLLLGALIGAIKCILPLRWYLPHTEKRRDTFNIEKQVFLCHKFGLLVCNVNKLGSLIGGRINYRAGKGRIYIAVIILILVILTCFGTHYIFGGNGAEDPYPVKGSYSQFTLLTMTYDARLWNLKMFVEHYSKCASVREIVVVWNKGRPPSQGELKSMVPVRIRVENKNTLNNRFNIDKEIKTRAVMELDDDIMMTCDDLERGFKVWREHPDRIVGYYPRLAEGRPLEYRNERYVRQQGGYNIILTGAAFMDHELAFKRYWSKEAEIGRQIVDNFFNCEDVLLNFLFANASSMSTVEYVKPAWAIDMSKFSGVAISRNTQAHYHIRSKCLSIFSGIYGNLTSKRFFNSRGDGWDV; encoded by the exons ATGCAGTCGTCACCCCCgctgccggcgacggcggcgggagctcatcgccgccgccagcctccaGCGCCCTCCGCGCCCGCCTACCTCGCCGCGGCGCTGACGTTCCTCGTTCTCGCAGCGCTCGCCTACTCCCGCGCCGCCTTCCCCCACTTCCCGCACCCTCCGGCcacccgccggtgccgccccGACGCCGAGGGCTCCTGGTCGGCCGGCGTATTCCTCGGGGACTCCCCCTTCTCCCTCAAGCCCATCGAACAC TGGGGGATCTCCAGCGGCGGTGGAGCGGCGTGGCCGGTGGCGAACCCAGTGGTGACGTGCGCGGACTTGGAGGGGGCTGGATTTCCCAGCAGCTTCGTCGCCAACCCCTTTCTCTTCATCCAG GGGGATGCCATTTATATGTTTTTCGAGATGAAAGACCCTGTTACATCACAAGGGAACATTGCTGCTGCCATTAGCAAAGACGCCGGTGCAACATGGCAGCAGCTGGGTGTAGTATTGGATGAGGAGTGGCACCTTTCTTATCCTTACGTGTTTAGCTACGAAAACAAG ACATACATGATGCCTGAAAGCAGCAAAAAAGGGAACCTTATGTTGTATTACGCCGTGGATTTTCCCCTTAAGTGGAAATTAGAAAAAGTCCTTCTGGAGAGGCCACTTGTAGATTCAGTCATCGTAAATTTCCAGGGTACCTATTGGCTTCTTGGATCAGATATAAGTTCTTATGGCTCGAAGCAGAGAGGACTCTGTATTTGGTATAGCAGCTCTCCTCTTGGTCCATGGAACCCACACAAGCAGAATCCAGTTCATAATAATAATGACAACAGGCCGAGTGCCAGAAATGGAGGCAGGCCATTCATTTACAATGGCAATCTTTATCGCATAGGTAAAGACCGTGGTGGTGGATCTTGCTATAGTATCAAAGTGTTCAAAGTTGAAGTCCTGACAGTAAATCTATACAAGGAAGTTGCGgtcccatttgttcttgataAACCCCTCAAGGGCCGAAATGCATGGGATGGGGCGAGGTCCCATCACCTTGATATCCAGCAGCTTCCATTAGGGCAGCTTTGGATTGGAGTAATGGATGGAGACAAAGTGCCCTCAGGTGACTCGGTTCATCGCCTGACTATAGGCTACATGTTTTATGGTGTTGCTTCCATTGTAGTTCTGCTTCTTGGTGCGCTTATTGGTGCAATAAAGTGCATCTTACCACTCAGATGGTATTTACCACATACTGAGAAACGGAGAGACACCTTCAATATCGAGAAGCAGGTCTTTCTGTGCCATAAATTTGGTTTGCTTGTATGCAATGTTAACAAGTTGGGATCTCTTATTGGTGGAAGAATTAATTACAGAGCCGGGAAAGGCAGAATTTATATAGCTGTAATAATATTGATATTAGTAATCCTAACCTGTTTTGGGACTCACTACATCTTTGGTGGCAATGGTGCAGAAGATCCATATCCTGTTAAGGGCAGTTACTCACAGTTCACATTGTTGACCATGACATATGATGCCCGACTTTGGAATCTGAAGATGTTTGTGGAGCATTACTCCAAATGTGCATCAGTGAGGGAGATTGTAGTGGTCTGGAACAAAGGTCGACCCCCATCGCAAGGTGAATTGAAGTCGATGGTACCTGTTAGGATCAGAGTTGAAAATAAGAACACACTGAACAACAGATTTAACATAGACAAAGAAATTAAGACGAGAGCTGTTATGGAGCTTGATGATGATATCATGATGACGTGTGATGACTTAGAGCGTGGATTCAAGGTTTGGAGGGAGCACCCTGATAGGATTGTTGGTTACTATCCACGCCTTGCTGAGGGCAGGCCTCTGGAATACCGCAATGAGAGGTATGTTCGACAACAAGGAGGTTATAACATCATACTAACAGGAGCAGCATTTATGGACCATGAGCTGGCCTTTAAGAGGTACTGGAGCAAAGAGGCTGAGATAGGAAGGCAGATTGTTGATAATTTCTTTAATTGTGAGGATGTTCTCCTAAATTTCTTGTTTGCAAATGCAAGCTCGATGAGCACAGTGGAGTATGTAAAACCAGCTTGGGCAATTGACATGTCTAAGTTCTCAGGAGTGGCCATTAGTCGAAACACACAGGCACATTACCATATTAGGAGCAAGTGCCTTTCTATATTTTCAGGAATCTATGGGAATTTAACTTCGAAAAGGTTCTTTAACAGCCGAGGTGATGGCTGGGATGTATAA
- the LOC101786036 gene encoding uncharacterized protein LOC101786036, translated as MALLPCQSLPGIGCGSIALARARVQQCLAAASHAPFLPPLLRANGGGRTGRSPASVKAGNAIGFGRRRRRDLRVVVAEASAAAAAKVTTASPGGVSISDVLWPSAGAFLAMAVLGKMDQMVAFKGVSLTIAPLGAVCCVLFSAPDSPAAKKYNMFVAQIGCAALGVLALSLFGPGWLARGAALSACIAFMTITGASHPPAASLPLLFIDGPKFHNLQFWYALFPGAAGCAVLCLIQEVVVYLKKNFKF; from the exons atgGCTCTGCTGCCGTGCCAGAGCCTGCCCGGCATTGGCTGCGGCAGCATCGCCCTGGCACGAGCGAGGGTGCAGCAATGTCTGGCAGCGGCGTCACACGCGCCCTTTCTGCCTCCACTCCTGCGCGCCAATGGCGGCGGCAGGACGGGCCGTTCCCCTGCCTCCGTTAAGGCTGGCAATGCGATAGGCTTCGGCCGGCGGAGACGGAGGGACCtgcgcgtcgtcgtcgcggaggcgagcgcggcggcggcggccaaggtcACCACGGCGTCGCCTGGCGGCGTCAGCATCAGCGACGTGCTCTGGCCTTCCGCTG GAGCATTCTTGGCCATGGCAGTACTGGGGAAAATGGACCAGATGGTGGCGTTCAAGGGAGTCTCCTTGACGATTGCGCCCCTTGGAGCGGTCTGCTGCGTGCTTTTCAGCGCTCCAGACTCGCCTGCAGCCAAG AAATACAATATGTTCGTCGCCCAGATTGGTTGTGCAGCATTAGGCGTATTAGCCCTTTCGTTGTTTGGGCCAGGCTGGTTAGCAAGAGGTGCAGCTCTTTCTGCCTGCATAGCATTCATGACCATCACAGGCGCTTCACATCCTCCAG CTGCAAGCTTGCCCCTCTTATTTATTGATGGCCCGAAGTTTCACAATTTGCAATTTTGGTATGCACTTTTTCCTGGAGCTGCAGGCTGCGCCGTCCTTTGCTTGATT CAAGAGGTGGTGGTTTACCTAAAGAAGAACTTCAAGTTTTGA